The region ACCGAATCGAGCGCTAATGCTGCGGCTCCTGCCGCCGAAGTTGCCGCCCCGGCCCGGATGAAGCCGATCGAAGGCATCGGTATGCCGCGTCCTGGCGAAATCACCTTGCAGGAACAGTTCAGCCCGACCGGCCACACCGCCCGCTGGTTGCATGATGTGCTTTTGCTTCCGCTGATCACGATCATTTCGATCCTCGTGCTCATCCTGATGCTTTATGTCATGGTCCGTTTCCGTCGCAGCGCGAATCCGGTGCCGTCGAAGACCTCGCACAATACGTTGATCGAAGTGATCTGGACCGTGGTTCCGGTTATTATCCTTCTGGTGATCGCCGTGCCGTCGATCGGCTTGCTGGCCGACCAGTACAAGCCCGCGCCCAAGGATGCGCTGACCGTCAAGGTCACAGGCTATCAATGGTATTGGGGCTATGAGTACCCCGACAACGCCATTCCCGAATTCGTTTCGAACATGCTCCCGCAGGACAAGGCCGAGGCAAATGGCGAGCCTTATCTGCTCGCGCCTGACAATCGCCTCGTGCTGCCTGTTGGCCGTCCGATCAAGCTGATCATTACTGGCGCTGACGTCATCCACAGCTTTGCCGTTCCGTCGCTTTGGGTAAAAATGGATGCGGTGCCGGGCCGCCTCAATGAAAAGAGCTTCTCCATCGAGAAGCCGGGCGTCTATTATGGTCAGTGCTCGGAACTGTGTGGCGCACGCCACGCCTTCATGCCGATCGCGATCGAGGCGCTGCCCCCGGCTCAGTTTGACCAGTGGGTCCTCTCGCAGGGTGGTAAGCTTCAGGGGGCAGCAGCGACTGCTGCTGCCGCTCCCGTTGCGCCTGCCGCCGCACCCGCCGAAAAGCTTTGATGTAAGGGCAAGACGCCATGACAACCATTACCGCAGATCATCACGGCGATCATGCTCATGAGCATCATGACGCCGATCACAAACCAGCCTTTTTCCAGCGCTGGTTCATGTCGACGAACCATAAGGATATTGGTACTCTCTATCTGATCTTCGCGATCCTCGCGGGCGTGATCGGTGGCGCGATTTCAGGGTTGATGCGTGCCGAACTTGCCCAGCCGGGCATCCAGTATCTTCAGACTTGGGCGCAGTTCAGCGATGGCCCCAATGCCACGCTTGACCAAGCCTATCATCTCTGGAACGTGCTGATCACCGCGCACGGCCTGATCATGGTCTTCTTCATGGTCATGCCCGCGATCATCGGCGGCTTTGGCAACTGGTTCGTACCGATCATGATCGGTGCGCCCGACATGGCTTTTCCGCGGATGAACAATATCAGCTTCTGGCTGCTTATCCCGGCTTTCGCCTTGCTTTTGGGTTCTGCCTTCGTCCCTGGAGGGACTGGCAATGGCGCTGGGACGGGTTGGACGGTCTATGCGCCGCTTTCGACCAGTGGTTCAGCTGGCCCGGCCGTCGATATGGCGATCCTGTCGTTGCATATTGCGGGCGCCAGCTCCATTCTGGGTGCGGTCAACTTCATCACCACCATTCTCAACATGCGCGCGCCGGGCATGACCTTGCACAAGATGCCGCTGTTCGTCTGGTCAGTGCTGGTCACCGCCTTCCTGCTGCTGCTCGCGCTGCCCGTTCTGGCTGCCGCGATCACCATGCTGCTGACGGATCGTAACTTCGGCACCACATTTTATGATGCGGCCGGTGGCGGCGACCCTGTACTGTACCAGCATCTCTTCTGGTTCTTCGGCCATCCCGAAGTGTACATCATGATCCTGCCGGGCTTCGGTATCGTCAGCCAGATCATCTCGACCTTCAGTCGCAAGCCGGTATTCGGTTATCTGGGCATGGCATACGCCATGGTCGCGATCGGCGTCGTCGGCTTCGTCGTGTGGGCGCACCACATGTTCACCACCGGCATGTCCGTGAACGTTAAGATGTATTTCACGGCTGCGACGATGGTTATCGCTGTTCCTACCGGGATCAAGATCTTCTCGTGGATCGCGACGATCTGGGGTGGTTCGATCAGCTTCAAAACCCCGATGGTGTGGGCGCTGGGCTTCATTTTCCTCTTCACGGTGGGCGGTGTTACGGGCGTTGTGCTAGCGAATGGCGGTGTCGATGACGTACTGCATGACACCTATTATGTCGTAGCGCACTTCCACTACGTGCTTTCGCTGGGTGCTGTGTTTGGCCTGTTCGCGGGCTTCTATTACTGGTTCCCGAAGATGTCGGGCCGGATGTACAACGAGTTTCTCGGCCATCTGCACTTTTGGGTCTTCTTCGTCGGCGTGAACCTGCTGTTCTTCCCGATGCACTTTCTGGGCCTGTCGGGCATGCCTCGCCGCTATCCTGACTATCCCGAAGCCTATGCTTATTGGAATGGCGTGGCCAGCCACGGTTATGAGATCATGGCGGTCGGGGTGCTGATCTTCTTCGTGAACGTCTTCTGGTCGCTCGTTGCTGGCAAGAAGGCGGAAGGTAATCCGTGGGGCGAAGGCGCCACTACGCTGGAATGGACGCTGTCTAGCCCGCCGCCGTTCCACCAATTCGAAACCCTGCCGGTCGTCGACTGACGATCGGCGCGAACAAAGGCGTCCCGTTATTGGGACGCCGGGTAGCGGCTAACGCCGTGGACCTAATATGAGCAGTCCCGGCGTCCGTAATGGCGCCGGGTCGCCGCATGAGGAGCATATGGCAAGTTTGCCGTTCACGGCCGAAAACACGGCTTCCACGATCCCCGCGCACTGGCGGGATTTCGTCGCGCTGACCAAGCCGCGGGTGATGACCCTTGTGGTCTTCACCGGGCTTTGTGGCCTGCTTGCTGCGCCGGGCCATATTCACCCCGTTTTGGCTTTCACGGCCATCCTCTGCATTGCGCTGGGCGCGGGCGCTGCGGCGACGCTCAACCAATGGTACGAGGCCGATATTGATGCAAAGATGAAGCGGACCGCCAACCGGCCGCTTCCGGCGGGCCGCATGGATCGGCAGTCTGCGCTCCATTTTGGCGTCGGTCTTTCCTTCTTCTCGGTACTTTTGATGGGTATCGCCACCAACTGGCTGGCAGCAGCGGTTCTCGCGGTATCGATCCTCTTTTATGTGTTCGTCTACACCATCTGGCTCAAGCCCAGGACGACGCAAAATATTGTGATCGGAGGCGCTGCTGGCGCCTTTCCGCCGGTCATAGGCTGGGCTGCCGTTACAGGTGATGTGGGCGCGCTGCCGATCGCACTGTTCATGCTCACCTTCTTCTGGACCCCGCCGCACTTCTGGGCGCTCGCGCTGTTCGTGAAGACCGATTATGCTGCGGCAAACATTCCGATGCTGCCGGTTGTGTCCGGCGAAGTCGCAACGCGCCGGCAGATTTGGTTTTATACAGCGATCATGGCGGCGGCGGCGATGGCGCCGGTCCTTCTGCGCCTCACCGGCTTTATCTATGGGGTGACCGCGCTGCTCGGAACCGCGTTGTTCGTTGTCTTCGCCTTCCAGGTCTTCTGGCGCAGGGAGATGGATCCGGCCCGCATGGGACCCGAACGGCGGCTGTTCAAATATTCAATTTTCTATCTTTTCCTTCTCTTTGGAGCGGTCGTGGTCGATCGTTGGCTGCTTGCATGACGCCTGAAGAAGAAAAACAGGTCAGAAGCAGACAGAAGTCGCGTGCGCTCGTGACGGGGCTCCTGCTCGCCGCGCTCGTCATCCTCTTCTACGCGATCACCATCGCCAAGATGGGTGGAGGACATTGATGGCCAGCTTGCCGCCGTCTCCCTTCGATCGGGACCGGCGTAATCGGCGAACTCTGGTGGCCATGGCGGGCGTAGGTTTCGCAATGCTCGGCTTGGGCTTCGCATCGGTTCCCCTCTATCGCATCTTTTGCGAACGGACGGGTTTTGGCGGCACGACGCAGCGCGCGTCTGGCGACGTCAATGTGCAGCCGGCTGTTGGCCACAACATGTCTATCCGCTTCGACTCAAACGTTCAGCCCGGCATGCCGTGGCAATTCTATCCTGAGCGCAGGACCGATACGGTGACCGTTGGGGCCAGGGACATGGCTATCTTCATTGCCAAGAACATGTCCGACAAGCCGGTGACCGGAACGGCGAGCTTCAACGTCACGCCGACTCAGGCCGGTGCCTATTTCACCAAGATCCAATGCTTCTGCTTCACGCAGCAGACCTTGCAGCCTGGCCAGGAAGTCCGAATGCCGGTGCTCTATTATGTCGATCCAAAAATTCTGGCGGATCCTGACAACCGGGACACGCAGCAAATTACGCTAAGCTACACCTTCTATCCTGTTGAGCAGGACAAGAAGCCGAGCTAAGGCAATCCACGATAACGCGAACGCGAACAGGGAAGAGTACGTCATGGCAGGCGCCAAGCAGCACGATTATCATATTCTACCGCCCAGCATCTGGCCGCTTTTTGGATCCATGTCCGCGCTGGTTATGGCAGTTGGCGCGATCATGTGGATGCATCCCGACGCGATGCCCGCTGGCGGTGGTTGGGTGTTCCTGATCGGCGTGGCTGGCGTCCTGTTCACCATGTACAGCTGGTGGGCCAATGTGATCGCCGAAGCGCATGCCGGGGACCACACGCCTGTCGTCCAATTGCACCTGCGCTATGGCATGATCCTGTTCATCGCTTCCGAAGTGATGTTCTTCGTGGGGTGGTTCTGGGCATATTTCGACTTCTCGCTGTTCCCGAGTCAGCTCCCGCCGATTGACGGAATGTTCCCGTCAAAAGGCATCGAAGTAATGAATGCATTCGAGTTGCCGCTGCTCAACACGCTGATCTTGCTCTGCTCCGGCACCACCGTCACCTGGGCGCATCACGCGCTGATTCATGGCGATCGTGAAAGCCTCAAGACCGGTCTGTGGTTGACCGTCATCCTTGGCGTGCTGTTCTCGTCGATCCAGGCCTATGAATATGCCCATGCTCCGTTTCCGTTCGGCGGCAGCCCCTACAGCTCGGCCTTCTACATGGCGACCGGCTTCCACGGGTTTCACGTTCTGGTCGGTACGATCTTTCTGATCGTTAACCTGATCCGCGTCTACAAGGGGCACTTCACCCCCCGCCAGCATTTCGGTTTCGAAGCGGCTGCCTGGTACTGGCACTTTGTCGATGTTGTCTGGTTGTTCCTGTTCGTCGCCATCTACGTCTGGGGCGGCTGGGGCGCCCCGATGCATGGCGGCTAATCACCGATCAACATTCAGATAGCGGACGGCCGGGCATGACCCGGCCGTTTCCTTTTGCGGCGAGGCGGATTATGGCTGCTCCGATCATGTCGTTCCCCGTTCCTTCTCCACGGCCCTTTGCATGTGGTGCCGAGCCCCGGTTGATGAGTTTCGACAACAGGATATTGGCGAAAGCGGCTTTCAGCATCTGGCCAGCGGAGCAGCATTTATGAAATCTGGGCGCTTTCCGCTTCTGGCGACTCTGATCGTTGCGGCCGCAATTTTGGTCATGATCGGCCTTGGCGTTTGGCAATTGCAAAGGCGGGGTCAAAAGGAAGCGACTCTGGCGCTTGTGGCGGCGAATCCAGCGAAGCCGGCGATTAGCTTTCCTTGGACGCCCCCCGTCCCTGACGAATTGCTGTTCCGCCGCTCATCGCTCCATTGCCTTAATGTTGTAGCTTGGCAGACCGAAGCAGGACGGGCCGCTGATGGGTCAGTGGGCTATCGCTATATCGCGCATTGCTCCACCGGCGCAGAGGGGCCGGGTGCGCTCGTCGCAGTGGGCGTCGCCAAGCAACCGGACCTGAAACTGAATTGGGACGGCGGCCACATCGGAGGTTGGATCTCGGAAGAACCAGATCACAGAACGCTACTCTCGCGGTTTGCCGGCGATGTTCTGCCATTGCGGCCGATGCTGATTGCGGAACGCGCACCGAACGGGCTGAAGCCTGTAGCGCCGCCGACCGTTGAGGATGTCCCCAACAATCATCTCGCTTATGCCGTCCAGTGGTTTCTGTTCGCCGCCGTGGCCGCTCTCATCTATGCGCTTGCACTGCGCAAGCGCGCCCCGCCGCCCGGCGGGTCGTCGTAAATGCTTGCTCCGCCCGCCCTGCATCGTTACCGCGCTTCCCCATCATGCAGTATGTGAGCACCAGAGGAAGCGCCCCCAGGCTGGGTTTCGAAGATGTGACGCTGGCAGGGCTGGCGTCTGATGGGGGGCTCTACATCCCCGAAAGCTGGCCGCGCCTTTCCGATGACCAGATCAGTGCGCTTGCTGGCCTCTCTTATGTCGAAACCGCAGTGCGGGTCATGTCGCCCTATGTGGCAGGATCGCTGACGGAGGATGAACTGCGGGAACTCTGCACCGCAGCCTATGGACGCTTCAGCCATCAGGCGGTGACGCCGTTGGTGCAACTTGATCATCAGCATTGGTTGCTCGAACTGTTCCACGGTCCGACGCTGGCGTTCAAGGATGTAGCGCTACAGTTGCTCGGCCAACTGTTCGAGCGGTTCCTGTCGCGACGGGACGACCATCTGACAATCGTCGGTGCGACATCCGGGGACACTGGATCGGCGGCGATCGACGCGGTGGCCGGACGCGAGAAGATCGACATCTTCATGCTGCACCCGGAAGGCCGGGTGTCGGATGTCCAGCGTCGGCAGATGACGACCGTGCGCGCGCCCAACGTCTATAATATCGCCATCGAGGGCAGCTTTGACGATGCGCAGTCGCTGGTAAAGGCGATGTTCAACGACGCCGCCTTTTCAAAGCGCTTCAATCTGTCAGCGGTGAACAGCATCAACTGGGCGCGGCTGATGGCGCAGGTCGTCTATTATTTCTACGCTGCAGTTCGCCTGGGTGCGCCGGAACGGCCGGTCGCCTTTTCCGTGCCCACCGGTAATTTCGGCGATGTGTTCGCGGGCTATGTTGCCGCGCAGATGGGGTTGCCCGTCGCCAAATTGATGGTCGCCACCAATGTGAACGACATTCTTCACCGTGCGCTTTCAGACGGCGATTACAGCCAGGGTCAGGTGGTCCAGACGGCGACGCCCAGCATGGACATCCAGATCAGCTCCAATTTCGAGCGTTTGCTGTTCGATGCTGGCGGGCGGGACGGCGCTGCCCTTTCTACGCAGATGAAGGGTTTCGAGACAAACCGCTCGATGCGCCTTACCAATGCCCAGCGAGCCGGTGCTGCGAAGCTCCTGACCTCTGCCCGTGTTGATGGTGATGCGATGAACATGGCGATCCGCTGGGCTTTCGACGGTTCGGGACAGGTGATCGATCCGCACAGCGCCGTGGGGCTTGCCGCCGCGCGCGAACTGAACGTCGATGCGAGCGTTCCTATCGTGACGCTGGCGACCGCGCATCCGGCCAAGTTCCGTGAGGCCGTCGAGCGCGCGACAGGTATTCGCCCGCCATTGCCAGCACGGATGGGAGATCTGTTCGCTCGCGAGGAAGCCTATGCCAAGCTGCCTGCGACCTTTGACGCGATAACCGCCTATGTCGCGGAGCGCGCTACTCCACGGGCATGAAGCTCGACACACTCATTGGCGAACCCTGGGCCGATTACGGCCTGATCGATTCAGGTCACGGCCGGAAGCTGGAACGCTATGGCCGTTTCCGGTTCATCCGGCCCGAGCCGCAGGCCATGTGGGCGCCAGCCAGTGCGGACTGGCAGGCCGATGGTGAGTTCGTGCCCGGCTCTGACGAGGAAGGTGGCGGACGCTGGGTTCATGCCCGACCGGTTCCGCCGGAAGGCTGGCCGCTTAGCTGGAAGGAGGTGACCTTCCAGGCCAGTTGCACGCCTTTTCGTCACCTGGGCTTCTTCCCCGACATGGCGCCGGTCTGGAACTGGATGCGCGGGCAAGTCGATGGCGTCGAGCAGCCACAGGTGATGAACCTGTTTGGCTATACCGGCGTCGGTACGCTGGCGATGGCGGCTGGCGGCGCGCAAATGGTCCATGTCGATGCATCCAAAAAGTCCGTGGCGCAGGCGCGCGCCAACGCCGCCGCATCGGGCATGGAGGACCGGCCAGTTCGCTGGATCGTCGATGACGCAGCCAAATTCGTTGCGCGCGAGGTGAGGCGAGGGCGGCGCTATGACGGCATCTTGTTGGATCCGCCTAAATATGGCCGTGGGCCTGATGGCGAGATCTGGCGTCTGGAAGAGGATCTGCCTGCCCTTATCGCCAATTGCAGACAACTGCTCGATACCGATAGCCGCTTTCTGTTTCTGACGGTTTATGCGGTCCGAATGTCGGCGCTGGCGATCGGGGAATTGCTGCGACAAGTCTTCGCAGATCTGCCTGGAGAGGTGGAAGCGGGCGAACTGGCGGTGCGTGAGGAAGCGCGGGGCCTATCCCTGCCGACGGCGATCTGGGCGCGCTGGCGGCGCTGAGCGCCCGCCTACGCTCCCCTTGATCCCAGCAGCGGTACGATGTTCACTGGCCGTCCATTGCGCCGCAATTCAGTGGTGATGCTTGGCCGTCCCAGCCCCGCGCTGCCCAGCGGATCGCCTTGGCGCACCTTGTCCCCAACGGTTGCGGAAAGGCGGAGCAATCCGGTGATCAACGTCGTCCAGCCACCGCCATGGTCCAGGATCAATATCTGCCCATAGCCGCGATACGGCCCGGCAAAGACCACGCGACCCGCCGTTGGCGCTACCGCCAGCGCGCCTGGCTGCGTCACGATGGTCAGGCCGCGTGATCGCACACCACTTTCGGACAATTCCCCCATTCCCGTGACAAGCTGTCCCATGACCGGGAGACGGTAGGGAGGCGGTCCGCTTGACTGTCGTTTCTCCGTTGGCGCAGGAGCGGCCGCCAGATCCGGCCGGGCGGGGCGAAGCAGCGGGCCGGGGAGCGCCGCCAACTCATCCCGCAGGTCGCCAGCCGCCTGCAGCCGGTCCATCAGGTCAACGATATCGCGCGCGCGCTCACCCATGGCCAGCGCGCGATCGCTCTCTAGATCTGCATTGGAACGATAGTCCTTTGCCGCCAGCCGCTTGCGCGTTTCCAGCGTCTGGAGCGCGGCCTGGCGGTTGCGTAGATCGGCTTGGCTCTGCGTCAGGGAACCCGCAGCCTGTTCCGCACTTTCGCGCAGGGCTCGGCTGCGATCCAGCTCCGCCCGCAGGCCTGCCGTACGTTCCTGGATGACGGGAAGTATCTGGTTCAGAACGGCGCGCATGTGCACTGCGTCACTGACCGATCCGGGCTGCACCAGCGCCAGCGCCAAAGGGCGGCGCGCCATCATCTGAAGTGCCGCTGTCAGGCGCACGACCGGTTCCTGTTTCGCCGCGAGCCGTGCTGCCTGGGCGCGCTGCATGCGGGCGATGATGGCGATGCGGGCCTGTGCCGCCTGAATATCGGCTTCGGCCTGTTGAATGCGCGCGGCCATGGCGGCCGCCCGGCGTCGTGCTTGATCCGCCTCGTCACGGGCGGCGCCTGCCTGCTGTTCCAGTCGTTCGGACCGTTCGCGCGCCTGCTCGGACTGGATTCGTGCGGCCTTGAGGGCGGCCTGTTCCTGTTGAAGACTGGTCTCACCCGTGCCGCCTAGGATGATGCCAGGACCGGCGGCGGTCAGGCGAGCAGTGGCAACGACCGCTGCACCCCCGATGACCGCTGCGACAATTGCTGACCGTTTCACCCTTGCCCCTTGCGGCCCATGTGGACGGGCCGCGTGGACTGCCTATCCTGAAAACCCGGCCGCTGTCGAGCGGCGACCATATCAGCCTTCGCGATGATAGGGATGGCCCGACAGGATCGAAGATGCGCGCCAGAGTTGTTCCGCCAGCATCGCGCGTGCCATCATGTGCGGCCAGGTCATTGCGCCAAAGGCGATCAGCAGGTCAGCGTTCGCCCTGTCGGCATCCTCGAACCCGTCCGCAGCGCCGATCAGGAAACGGCATTCGCGGGTGCCCGCGTCACGCCAGCCTTCCAGCCGTCTGGCGAACTCCACCGAGCCCAGTTGGCGGCCCTTTTCGTCGAGCATGACGGTGACCGTGCCCGGCTGCGCAGGCGGCAGTTTGCCGCCGCGATCAGGCAGTTCGGTTATCCTGTGCGGCATCGTCAGCCGTTTCATATAGCGCTCGACAAGCTCAGCCTCGGCCGAGCGCCCGATCTTTCCGCGCGCAATGATGTGGAGGAGCATGGAGAAGCTCCTAACAAGTCAGCGCGCGCTTGTCGAAGGCCGTATCAGGCGGTGCCGGCTACCGGCGCATCGACAAAGCCCCACATGCGCTCCAGATTATAGAAGCTGCGCACTTCCGGCCGGAACAGGTGGACGATCACGTCGCCTGCATCGATCAGCACCCAATCGGCAATGGGCAATCCTTCGACGCGCGCGGTGCGGCCGGTAGCCTGCTTGATGCGCTCCGCCAGCTTCTGCGCCATCGAAGCGACCTGACGCGACGAACGCCCGCTGGCGATCACCATATGGTCAGCGATGCTGCTTTTGCCTTCGAGAGGGATGGAGATGGTTTCCTGCGCCTGGTCGTCGTCGAGCGACTTGAGGACAAGGTCGTGCAGGGCGGCAACGCTATCGGCGCCTTGGGCCGTGTCGTTGGCGGGATGTGGTCTGGTCAAAGATGCTCCATTCTAGACAATCAACCGGCGCGTGAGCGAATCGCGCACGCGTGCATGTTCATATTCGCAATGCCAGAGGGGTTTCGCCTGCCGTAACAGGGTCGCCGATCTTGGATCAGGGCGAAAGCGCAAAAGCACGAGCGCCGGCGTTCTCCAATCCGTCCACTCTGCACTCTGGCGCGCGGGCCGGACGAAACGCCGCAGCCAGGCCATGGCCCCAGAGCCACGGGCAGTAC is a window of Sphingobium sp. MI1205 DNA encoding:
- a CDS encoding heme o synthase codes for the protein MASLPFTAENTASTIPAHWRDFVALTKPRVMTLVVFTGLCGLLAAPGHIHPVLAFTAILCIALGAGAAATLNQWYEADIDAKMKRTANRPLPAGRMDRQSALHFGVGLSFFSVLLMGIATNWLAAAVLAVSILFYVFVYTIWLKPRTTQNIVIGGAAGAFPPVIGWAAVTGDVGALPIALFMLTFFWTPPHFWALALFVKTDYAAANIPMLPVVSGEVATRRQIWFYTAIMAAAAMAPVLLRLTGFIYGVTALLGTALFVVFAFQVFWRREMDPARMGPERRLFKYSIFYLFLLFGAVVVDRWLLA
- a CDS encoding SURF1 family protein, coding for MKSGRFPLLATLIVAAAILVMIGLGVWQLQRRGQKEATLALVAANPAKPAISFPWTPPVPDELLFRRSSLHCLNVVAWQTEAGRAADGSVGYRYIAHCSTGAEGPGALVAVGVAKQPDLKLNWDGGHIGGWISEEPDHRTLLSRFAGDVLPLRPMLIAERAPNGLKPVAPPTVEDVPNNHLAYAVQWFLFAAVAALIYALALRKRAPPPGGSS
- a CDS encoding cytochrome c oxidase assembly protein produces the protein MASLPPSPFDRDRRNRRTLVAMAGVGFAMLGLGFASVPLYRIFCERTGFGGTTQRASGDVNVQPAVGHNMSIRFDSNVQPGMPWQFYPERRTDTVTVGARDMAIFIAKNMSDKPVTGTASFNVTPTQAGAYFTKIQCFCFTQQTLQPGQEVRMPVLYYVDPKILADPDNRDTQQITLSYTFYPVEQDKKPS
- the coxB gene encoding cytochrome c oxidase subunit II, with product MKMVKSLVLAGLLAFAPAAGLNSQALAQDNAALAAAADNAVAPTESSANAAAPAAEVAAPARMKPIEGIGMPRPGEITLQEQFSPTGHTARWLHDVLLLPLITIISILVLILMLYVMVRFRRSANPVPSKTSHNTLIEVIWTVVPVIILLVIAVPSIGLLADQYKPAPKDALTVKVTGYQWYWGYEYPDNAIPEFVSNMLPQDKAEANGEPYLLAPDNRLVLPVGRPIKLIITGADVIHSFAVPSLWVKMDAVPGRLNEKSFSIEKPGVYYGQCSELCGARHAFMPIAIEALPPAQFDQWVLSQGGKLQGAAATAAAAPVAPAAAPAEKL
- the rsfS gene encoding ribosome silencing factor — translated: MTRPHPANDTAQGADSVAALHDLVLKSLDDDQAQETISIPLEGKSSIADHMVIASGRSSRQVASMAQKLAERIKQATGRTARVEGLPIADWVLIDAGDVIVHLFRPEVRSFYNLERMWGFVDAPVAGTA
- a CDS encoding murein hydrolase activator EnvC family protein, with the translated sequence MKRSAIVAAVIGGAAVVATARLTAAGPGIILGGTGETSLQQEQAALKAARIQSEQARERSERLEQQAGAARDEADQARRRAAAMAARIQQAEADIQAAQARIAIIARMQRAQAARLAAKQEPVVRLTAALQMMARRPLALALVQPGSVSDAVHMRAVLNQILPVIQERTAGLRAELDRSRALRESAEQAAGSLTQSQADLRNRQAALQTLETRKRLAAKDYRSNADLESDRALAMGERARDIVDLMDRLQAAGDLRDELAALPGPLLRPARPDLAAAPAPTEKRQSSGPPPYRLPVMGQLVTGMGELSESGVRSRGLTIVTQPGALAVAPTAGRVVFAGPYRGYGQILILDHGGGWTTLITGLLRLSATVGDKVRQGDPLGSAGLGRPSITTELRRNGRPVNIVPLLGSRGA
- a CDS encoding 23S rRNA (pseudouridine(1915)-N(3))-methyltransferase RlmH; amino-acid sequence: MLLHIIARGKIGRSAEAELVERYMKRLTMPHRITELPDRGGKLPPAQPGTVTVMLDEKGRQLGSVEFARRLEGWRDAGTRECRFLIGAADGFEDADRANADLLIAFGAMTWPHMMARAMLAEQLWRASSILSGHPYHREG
- a CDS encoding class I SAM-dependent methyltransferase; the protein is MKLDTLIGEPWADYGLIDSGHGRKLERYGRFRFIRPEPQAMWAPASADWQADGEFVPGSDEEGGGRWVHARPVPPEGWPLSWKEVTFQASCTPFRHLGFFPDMAPVWNWMRGQVDGVEQPQVMNLFGYTGVGTLAMAAGGAQMVHVDASKKSVAQARANAAASGMEDRPVRWIVDDAAKFVAREVRRGRRYDGILLDPPKYGRGPDGEIWRLEEDLPALIANCRQLLDTDSRFLFLTVYAVRMSALAIGELLRQVFADLPGEVEAGELAVREEARGLSLPTAIWARWRR
- the ctaD gene encoding cytochrome c oxidase subunit I; protein product: MTTITADHHGDHAHEHHDADHKPAFFQRWFMSTNHKDIGTLYLIFAILAGVIGGAISGLMRAELAQPGIQYLQTWAQFSDGPNATLDQAYHLWNVLITAHGLIMVFFMVMPAIIGGFGNWFVPIMIGAPDMAFPRMNNISFWLLIPAFALLLGSAFVPGGTGNGAGTGWTVYAPLSTSGSAGPAVDMAILSLHIAGASSILGAVNFITTILNMRAPGMTLHKMPLFVWSVLVTAFLLLLALPVLAAAITMLLTDRNFGTTFYDAAGGGDPVLYQHLFWFFGHPEVYIMILPGFGIVSQIISTFSRKPVFGYLGMAYAMVAIGVVGFVVWAHHMFTTGMSVNVKMYFTAATMVIAVPTGIKIFSWIATIWGGSISFKTPMVWALGFIFLFTVGGVTGVVLANGGVDDVLHDTYYVVAHFHYVLSLGAVFGLFAGFYYWFPKMSGRMYNEFLGHLHFWVFFVGVNLLFFPMHFLGLSGMPRRYPDYPEAYAYWNGVASHGYEIMAVGVLIFFVNVFWSLVAGKKAEGNPWGEGATTLEWTLSSPPPFHQFETLPVVD
- a CDS encoding cytochrome c oxidase subunit 3 translates to MAGAKQHDYHILPPSIWPLFGSMSALVMAVGAIMWMHPDAMPAGGGWVFLIGVAGVLFTMYSWWANVIAEAHAGDHTPVVQLHLRYGMILFIASEVMFFVGWFWAYFDFSLFPSQLPPIDGMFPSKGIEVMNAFELPLLNTLILLCSGTTVTWAHHALIHGDRESLKTGLWLTVILGVLFSSIQAYEYAHAPFPFGGSPYSSAFYMATGFHGFHVLVGTIFLIVNLIRVYKGHFTPRQHFGFEAAAWYWHFVDVVWLFLFVAIYVWGGWGAPMHGG
- the thrC gene encoding threonine synthase, with the translated sequence MQYVSTRGSAPRLGFEDVTLAGLASDGGLYIPESWPRLSDDQISALAGLSYVETAVRVMSPYVAGSLTEDELRELCTAAYGRFSHQAVTPLVQLDHQHWLLELFHGPTLAFKDVALQLLGQLFERFLSRRDDHLTIVGATSGDTGSAAIDAVAGREKIDIFMLHPEGRVSDVQRRQMTTVRAPNVYNIAIEGSFDDAQSLVKAMFNDAAFSKRFNLSAVNSINWARLMAQVVYYFYAAVRLGAPERPVAFSVPTGNFGDVFAGYVAAQMGLPVAKLMVATNVNDILHRALSDGDYSQGQVVQTATPSMDIQISSNFERLLFDAGGRDGAALSTQMKGFETNRSMRLTNAQRAGAAKLLTSARVDGDAMNMAIRWAFDGSGQVIDPHSAVGLAAARELNVDASVPIVTLATAHPAKFREAVERATGIRPPLPARMGDLFAREEAYAKLPATFDAITAYVAERATPRA